TCCGAACCTGTGGTCAGCAGCTGTATTCCAACGCCCTCATCATGGCCGGCCTCGCCCCCAAAGCAGACGAAATGTCCAGCCGAGTCCAGGACTTCATGATGCAATTGGCCCAACAGAAGTCTTCGATCAAGGTGTGACGAACAACGACGCTATTGGCTACAAAAGCAGCGTCGCGTAAGTCTCGACGCGCTGGCGTTGGTGCAGACCTCTGGCAACAGTGGAGCATGCGCCCGCGCCATCGGGGTATGGCTGCGGACGAATGATGATGCGTGCGTCAGTATGGTTGCTGAATGTTGCAAAGCAGTTCTTAACCATTCGCTTCTGGTGCATCACCCCTTACGCCAGAATTTCTTCGATCACGTTTCCGTGGACGTCGGTGAGTCGGAAGTCTCGGCCGGCGTAGCGGTAGGTTAGTTTTTTGTGATCCAGACCAAGAGCGTGCAGCATGGTGGCGTGGAGGTCGTGGACGCTGCAGGGGTCCTCGGCGGCTCGAAAGCCTAGTTCATCGGTTGCTCCGTAGACCGTTCCGCCCTTGATGCCGCCACCGGCCAGCCATACAGTGAAGCCGTAGTGGTTGTGGTCGCGGCCCAGTTTGGGAGCTCCGTCGCCTGATAGCTCGACCGTCGGCGTTCGACCGAACTCACCGCCCCAAACCACCAGCGTGTCGTCCAGCATGCCTCGCAGCTTCAAGTCGGTCAGCAGCGCCGCGATCGGTTGGTCAATCTGGTTTGCCAGCCTGCGATGATTGTCGGCGATGTTTTCGTGATTGTCCCACGGCTGACCAGCTCCGTGCCACAACTGAATATAGCGAACACCTCGTTCTGCCAACCGCCGAGCGATTAACGTTTGGCGGCCGTGTACGCCGTCACCGTACAGGTCGCGGATGTATTGAGGTTCGTTGGCGATGTCGAATGCTTCGCTGGCGTCTGTCTGCATGCGAAACGCGAGTTCATACGACTGGATGCGAGCTTCCAACCGCCGATCGAATCGTCCGGCCTGGTGCTGTCGGTTCCATTTCGCCAGGAGCTCAAGCTGTCGTTTTTGATCGGGCGTGCTGATCTGAGGATGTTCGATGTTTTCAATCAGCCGACTAAGCTGAGTATGTTGCGTGTCGATATGAGTTCCCTGATAAGCACCGGGAAGGAAGGCCGATTGCCAGTTCTCGGCATCCTTAATCGGCAGCCCGCCGGGGCACATGGCGATAAAACCTGGCAGGTTTTGGTTTTCAGCGCCGAGTCCATACAGCACCCACGCTCCGGCACTTGGGCGAGCCTGAACGGAATCACCGCAGTTCATCAGCATGAGCGACGGTTCGTGGTTTGGAACCTGAGCGTACATCGACCGAATAACGGCGATGTCATCAATGTGCTGAGCTGTCCGTGAAAACAGATCGCTGACTTCAATCCCGGATTCGCCGTACGGCCGAAACTTAAACGGCGAAGGAAAAGCGGCTCCTGTCTTGCGTTCGGTCGTTAGATTTTCGCCCATGCTTTGCCCGGCATACTTTGCCAGCGCAGGTTTGTGGTCGAAGGTATCTACGTGAGAAGGCCCGCCATTCAGAAAGAAGTGGATCACGCGCTTGGCCGTCCCGCCAAAGTGCGAACCGGCTGCAGCGGCGTTGATGCGTCGATCGTCGTCGGCAAGCACAGCATTCAGCCCAAGTGCTCCCAAACCGAGGCCTGATCGCAACAGAACGTCGCGACGGTTCATGTGTTCGTTTCGATATTTGCTGTGGGATTTCATTTTGTCGGTCCAGACCAATCGGGAAGTCACATGCATCGACGCGGCACTCAGGCCGCTAATTGTACCAGACACCGCACCGTTTGCCTCGTCTAACTTTGCTTGAACGTCCGCGCGAGCCGTGGTACCGTCTGATCGCTTGTTGGGATGCTTGTGTTCACGCGAGATCGCATCCGGACGGCCTGTCGCCCACCGAAATTATGAACGAGGAACATGATGACAAGATCGTTATCCGCCGCTTTGCTGTTTTCTTTGCTGACTAATTTTGCTGTGGCCGACAACGCCACGTGGAAGGCGGGGACAGCGAAAGCCAACATCACACCGGAACAACCGTTGTGGATGGCGGGCTATGGAGGTCGTGACAAACCGGCCGAAGGAACGTATCACGATCTGTGGATTCGAGTTGTTGCATTGGAAGATGCGAACGGTCATCAGGGGATTGTGCTCAGCAGCGACACGCTCGGCATCCCTCAGTCGATCTACAACAACACGTGTGCTGCATTAAAGGAGAAGTTTGGTCTGGATCGCAGCCAGATCATGCT
This DNA window, taken from Fuerstiella marisgermanici, encodes the following:
- a CDS encoding DUF1501 domain-containing protein, with amino-acid sequence MNRRDVLLRSGLGLGALGLNAVLADDDRRINAAAAGSHFGGTAKRVIHFFLNGGPSHVDTFDHKPALAKYAGQSMGENLTTERKTGAAFPSPFKFRPYGESGIEVSDLFSRTAQHIDDIAVIRSMYAQVPNHEPSLMLMNCGDSVQARPSAGAWVLYGLGAENQNLPGFIAMCPGGLPIKDAENWQSAFLPGAYQGTHIDTQHTQLSRLIENIEHPQISTPDQKRQLELLAKWNRQHQAGRFDRRLEARIQSYELAFRMQTDASEAFDIANEPQYIRDLYGDGVHGRQTLIARRLAERGVRYIQLWHGAGQPWDNHENIADNHRRLANQIDQPIAALLTDLKLRGMLDDTLVVWGGEFGRTPTVELSGDGAPKLGRDHNHYGFTVWLAGGGIKGGTVYGATDELGFRAAEDPCSVHDLHATMLHALGLDHKKLTYRYAGRDFRLTDVHGNVIEEILA